The region GGAAGGTATTCGGGAAGGCGGCTGTAGTCTGCAAATCAGGGGTAGGGAAGGTGAACGCCGCCGTAACCACCCAGATTCTGCTGGACAGCTTCGACGTAGAGCAGGTGCTGTTCACCGGAGTGGCCGGAGCGCTGCATCCTGAGCTGAACATCGGGGATATTGTTATTTCGTCCTCCTGCATTCAGCATGATATGGATGTTACAGCGCTCGGTTATGCCAGAGGCGTGATCCCTTATCAGGAGATCTCTGCCTTCCAGGCAGATCCTCTGCTGGTGAAGTTAGCAGAAGAGGCTTGTCATGAGCTCAAGCAGAAGTCTGTAACAGGTATTGTGCTGTCCGGGGATCAATTCATTGCCAGCAGGGCCTCAGTAGCTATGCTGCGTGAGCAGCTGGACGGAGCCTGTGCAGAGATGGAGGGTGCGGCGGTCGCCCAGGTCTGCCATATGAACGGGATACCTTTTGTAATCGTACGCTCCATGTCAGACAAAGCAGACGGCTCAGCCCATGTGAATTACAGTGAGTTCACCGTAACGGCCTCGCAGCATTCGCATGCCATTCTGGAGCATATGCTTAAGGCTATGTAACCTGCCGGCAGGCCGCCTGCATTAATACATAAACCGCTGTCTGAAGCGCACCCGGTCGAAGGTCTCGCGGGAGGACAGCGGTACTTCCCGGCCCATGCGGACCATGAGGCAGTTGGCCGGATGCGAGCAGATCTCCGGATCATCGGTGGCATACCACACCATATCTACCGTCTTCATCAGCTTCTCCATCATCTGGCGGTACTCCCATACGGTAAGGCCGCTCCCCTTGAGGTCCCAGTGCCAATAATATTCGGTTGTGAATACAATACAGTTCTCCAGTTGTCCCTCTTCAAAAGCACTTGAAACCAGCAGCTTCGCAAGTCCGCTCCCGCGATACTCGTCAGCCACTTCGATCGCTCCCAGCTCAATCAGATCTTCCATCCCGCCCTGGGACCATAACTCCAATTCATCCGGATAATGAAAGGTGACATAACCCACGATAGCGCCTGAGACCACCGCTGCCACGATGCGTCCTTCAGGTAAGGCCGATATCTCTATCAGTGCTTCAAGCTGCTCCTGCGGCTTACGGAAGGCGTCCAGATCGCGGTGGATGCTTAAGGTCTGAAGTGTTTCGGGCGATAGGGGGCCACGGACAGAAATCAGCCGGCCTTGATGCTCTATCGTATGGGATACAGGAATTTTAAGATGCTCCATGCTTGGGCTCCCTCCGGTTCACTATAATATGGAATGTAACCGCTTCCTGTGATATACTGATTCCGACACGGAATATTCACATTTAGAGCGTTGACGGAATTACTAGAAGTAGATGGTACCCTTAAAGCTTAAAGCAAACCAGTAGGGGAGGCAAGAGTAATGGGGCAAGTTCGAGGTGAAATTTTGCCGGGCCGGGTGCAGCATTCGAATATGGAGGATTATTCCCGGGCAGTTGATGAATTCCGGTGGGAGGATGTCGAGCGCAGCTTCTCCTGGCATGGGACCGGCAAGGTGAATATGGCACATGAAGCGATAGACCGTCATGTCGAGGAGGGGCGGGGGGCTGCTACGGCACTGATCTACAGCGATGCGGTGCGTGAGGAGAGGTACACCTTCGCCGACTTACGGGAACGGTCGAATAAGTTCGGTAATGTACTACGCAAATACGGAATCGGCAAAGGAGACCGGGTGTTCATCTTCATGCCGCGTACCCCGGAGCTGTATTTCAGCCTGCTCGGCATTCTGAAGACGGGAGCAGTGGCAGGTCCGCTATTCGAGGCGTTCATGGAGACGGCGGTCAAGGACCGTCTGGAGGATAGCGGAGCAGTGGCGTTAGTAACCACACCGGAGCTATTGCACCGGGTGAAGCGGGAGCAGCTCCCGGGACTGCGCCATATCTTTGTGGTAGGAGCTTCTGCTGCTGAAGATTCGGGGCTGCTGAATTATGAAGCGGAAATGGCTGAAGCGTCGGCCGAGCTGGAACCGGAATGGCTGAGCCTTACGGACGGTCTGATTATGCATTATACCTCCGGTTCCACCGGGAAGCCCAAAGGTATCTACCATGTGCAGAAAGCCATGATTCAGCACTATTATACAGGCAAGGTAGTTCTGGACCTGCGGCCGGACGATGTATACTGGTGCACGGCCGATCCGGGTTGGGTAACCGGAACCTCTTATGGGATCTTTGCCCCTTGGCTCAATGGGGTAGCGAATGTAGTCCGGGGAGGACGTTTCAGTCCGCTGGATTGGTATAAGACGATTGAGCGCTTCGGGGTGAGCGTATGGTATAGTGCACCTACGGCGTTCCGCATGCTGATGGGGGCTGGCAAGGAGACTCTGGAGGGGGTCGATCTGAGCAGTCTCCGTCATGTGCTGTCTGTAGGCGAACCGCTGAATCCGGAGGTCGTGCGTTGGGGCGACAAAATCTATCAGCAGCGGATTCATGATACGTGGTGGATGACCGAGACGGGAGCGCAGCTCATCTGCAACTACCCGGGAATGGACATCAAGCCTGGTTCCATGGGCCGGCCGCTGCCGGGGATTGAAGCAGCTATCCTTGATGACCGCGGCAATGTACTGCCGCCGTATTCTATGGGTAATTTGGCCATCCGCACTCCCTGGCCGTCTATGATGGCCAAGGTATGGAATAACCAGGCTAAATACGATGAATACTTCCGGATTCCCGGATGGTATATCTCTGGGGACTCGGCGTACATGGATGAAGACGGCTATTTCTGGTTTCAAGGCCGGATTGATGATGTGATCAATTCCTCCGGGGAGCGGATCGGACCCTTCGAGGTTGAGAGCAAGCTGGTGGAGCATCCGGCTGTGGCGGAGGCTGGTGTAATCGGCAAGCCGGATGTCATGCGCGGAGAGATCATCAAGGCCTTCATCTCGCTGCGGGATGGATACAGTCCAACCGCTGAACTGAAGGAAGAGATCGCGGCATTTGTCAAAGCAGGCCTGTCTGCCCATGCGGCACCGCGTGAAATCGAGTTCAAGGATAAGCTGCCCAAGACCCGTTCCGGTAAAATTATGCGCCGTGTACTGAAGGCCTGGGAGCTGCATCTTCCAGCAGGCGATTTGTCTACCATCGAAGACTAGGCAGAGCTGGAGTACGTTGAAAAAAGCCCGTTCCCCTTATCCCGGGGAACGGGCTTTTGAGCTTATATTGAAGTCTGCCTGTTCAGCTTAACGTCCAGAGTTGCCTGTTGCGTTAGTGGTGGTACTGCCTCCGGCATTCCCACCCGTATTCCCGCCGGCATTGCCTGCAGGCTTCCCGCTGTTATTACCTGTGGCATTTCCGCCGCTGTTCCCGCCGGCTGCATTGGTTCCGCCTAACGGAGTTGAAGTATCCGCAGCAGGCGGTTGAACAATGATCATGCCAGGGTCTTCTGTACTGTCCGGGATGATTCCGGCATCCGGTGTCGGCTCTGCATCCGGCGTCTGTTCCGGAGTAGGCGTAGGCTCCGGTGTCGGCTTAATGCCGCCAGCCACACTGCCGGAAGCAGTCTCATGTCCGGCTACGTCTACAGCAGCCACATAGAAGGTAGCATTAGCGCCTGCTGGAGTACCCGGCCTGAAGACGGTGCTCTCTCCAGCCGCGAGAACGGCCTGCTTCTGGAAAGATCCGCCGTTCAGGGAACGGTAGAGGCGGTAGCCGACAACATCCGGCGAACCGCTTGGAGTGAACGTAACTACAGCCTTGCCTGTACTGTAGGAAACCATGACTTCACCGGGAGCACTTGGCCCGTTGCCGTCATCGACCCGCGGATCGACCTCAGTCGGATAGTCGGTCTTGGCATCCTGCGGCATGTAGTACGCCAGGGACTCATGTGATTTCATTGCCGGGAAGGCGGCCAGCAGCTCTTTAACCAGCTCCTGAATCGGCTTCTCACGCTTGACTACAATCTTCTCCTTCAGGAAATCCTCAGGAGTTCCTTCCAGAGGGATGTAGTTCACCCCGTTATAAGTGATATATTTGGCATTGGAGATTCCGTCGTCGCTCTCCTTAGGAACAAATTTCGCGTTGAACAGGTCCGTTGTGAATCTGTCCGTCAGCTTGGAAGGCTTCTTGCCGCTGTATGCCGAGACTGTCGCCTTGACGATACCCTCCGGCTGGGCGAATTGCTTCGTGGTGAACAGCTCGGGACGTTTGTCAATCACTGTATTCATTACCTTGGTCCACAGGGTCTGCGCCTGACGCTTCTGCGTATCCCCCTGAAGGGTATTGACCTGCTCTTTGTAGCCCACCCAAATTCCAAGGGTGACATCCGGCGAATAGCCCATGAACCAGACATCTCCATAGTTCTGGGTGGAGCCGGTTTTGCCGACAATCGGAACTTCCTTGAAATGCTTGTAGTTCCTCTTCACTGTAGTTGCTGTTCCGTCAGTAATTACGGTGCGCAGCATATCCGTCATCAGATAAGCGGTCTGCTTGGAGAAGACCTGCTCCGGGTTAACTTTATGCTGGTAGACGATTTTACCCTGACTATCCACGATCTTCTCGATCATATAAGCATCATTGAAGGCACCACCGTTACCGATGGAGGAATAAGCATTGGTCAATTCTTCCACGGATACCCCGTAACGCAGCCCCCCGATAACCCCGGTCTGAGCGCTATAGTCATTGTCCTGGATGGTGGTAATTCCCAGCTTCTTGGAGAAGGCCCAGGCCTTCTCAATACCCACCTTGTCGTTGAACAGCTTCAAGGCGGGCAGGTTCAGGGATTTGTTCAGGGCATAACGGGCGGTTACCAGACCCTGATAACGGTTGTTGGCGTTCTTGGGAATGTGGTAGCCTTTGCCCCCGTCCTTCATGACAATCGGCGCATCATCCAGAATACCCGCAGGCTGAATGAGACCTGCATCCAGTGCAGGCAGGTATGCTGCAATCGG is a window of Paenibacillus sp. FSL H3-0469 DNA encoding:
- a CDS encoding 5'-methylthioadenosine/adenosylhomocysteine nucleosidase; this encodes MSGVLGLIGAMDEEIKLLLEEMEDRQTTVKAGITFYAGKVFGKAAVVCKSGVGKVNAAVTTQILLDSFDVEQVLFTGVAGALHPELNIGDIVISSSCIQHDMDVTALGYARGVIPYQEISAFQADPLLVKLAEEACHELKQKSVTGIVLSGDQFIASRASVAMLREQLDGACAEMEGAAVAQVCHMNGIPFVIVRSMSDKADGSAHVNYSEFTVTASQHSHAILEHMLKAM
- the acsA gene encoding acetate--CoA ligase, translated to MGQVRGEILPGRVQHSNMEDYSRAVDEFRWEDVERSFSWHGTGKVNMAHEAIDRHVEEGRGAATALIYSDAVREERYTFADLRERSNKFGNVLRKYGIGKGDRVFIFMPRTPELYFSLLGILKTGAVAGPLFEAFMETAVKDRLEDSGAVALVTTPELLHRVKREQLPGLRHIFVVGASAAEDSGLLNYEAEMAEASAELEPEWLSLTDGLIMHYTSGSTGKPKGIYHVQKAMIQHYYTGKVVLDLRPDDVYWCTADPGWVTGTSYGIFAPWLNGVANVVRGGRFSPLDWYKTIERFGVSVWYSAPTAFRMLMGAGKETLEGVDLSSLRHVLSVGEPLNPEVVRWGDKIYQQRIHDTWWMTETGAQLICNYPGMDIKPGSMGRPLPGIEAAILDDRGNVLPPYSMGNLAIRTPWPSMMAKVWNNQAKYDEYFRIPGWYISGDSAYMDEDGYFWFQGRIDDVINSSGERIGPFEVESKLVEHPAVAEAGVIGKPDVMRGEIIKAFISLRDGYSPTAELKEEIAAFVKAGLSAHAAPREIEFKDKLPKTRSGKIMRRVLKAWELHLPAGDLSTIED
- a CDS encoding transglycosylase domain-containing protein gives rise to the protein MVEEKKKKTAKQRPPRRSWLRRFGSVVKWMFILGILGCLFAGGAVAGYVTSIVKDDPVRPEELIQQQVGLNAITGFAYFSDGQPIGQLRTEEDRRLIEFNDIPQLVIDAVLAIEDNNFYNHKGVDFSGTLRAVKQKVLNESVQTGGSTLTQQLARRVFLNLDRTEDRKVKEILLSLRLERFLSKQEILTAYLNKVPFGNGSNGYNVFGIKAAAKGIFGLDDLEKLNVAQAAYLAGLPQLPSKYSAFNGVGEFNETAFGRAMDRQKLVLRRMLEENKITTSQYDEALLFDIKSSLAPHTKKAYATFPYLMMETERKASEILLKLNQDTADKAASAADSAQALEEARQQLMTGGYRVYTTIDKKVYSAMHSISDDSSNFTKDSKARGKEQTAGMMINNKTGAILGMIEGRDFNIEQMNYATQMIRQPGSTMKPIAAYLPALDAGLIQPAGILDDAPIVMKDGGKGYHIPKNANNRYQGLVTARYALNKSLNLPALKLFNDKVGIEKAWAFSKKLGITTIQDNDYSAQTGVIGGLRYGVSVEELTNAYSSIGNGGAFNDAYMIEKIVDSQGKIVYQHKVNPEQVFSKQTAYLMTDMLRTVITDGTATTVKRNYKHFKEVPIVGKTGSTQNYGDVWFMGYSPDVTLGIWVGYKEQVNTLQGDTQKRQAQTLWTKVMNTVIDKRPELFTTKQFAQPEGIVKATVSAYSGKKPSKLTDRFTTDLFNAKFVPKESDDGISNAKYITYNGVNYIPLEGTPEDFLKEKIVVKREKPIQELVKELLAAFPAMKSHESLAYYMPQDAKTDYPTEVDPRVDDGNGPSAPGEVMVSYSTGKAVVTFTPSGSPDVVGYRLYRSLNGGSFQKQAVLAAGESTVFRPGTPAGANATFYVAAVDVAGHETASGSVAGGIKPTPEPTPTPEQTPDAEPTPDAGIIPDSTEDPGMIIVQPPAADTSTPLGGTNAAGGNSGGNATGNNSGKPAGNAGGNTGGNAGGSTTTNATGNSGR
- a CDS encoding GNAT family N-acetyltransferase, with amino-acid sequence MEHLKIPVSHTIEHQGRLISVRGPLSPETLQTLSIHRDLDAFRKPQEQLEALIEISALPEGRIVAAVVSGAIVGYVTFHYPDELELWSQGGMEDLIELGAIEVADEYRGSGLAKLLVSSAFEEGQLENCIVFTTEYYWHWDLKGSGLTVWEYRQMMEKLMKTVDMVWYATDDPEICSHPANCLMVRMGREVPLSSRETFDRVRFRQRFMY